A DNA window from Calliphora vicina chromosome 1, idCalVici1.1, whole genome shotgun sequence contains the following coding sequences:
- the CROT gene encoding peroxisomal carnitine O-octanoyltransferase, producing MDRASIYFMDESQQNTYDFDEELPPLPLPDLRDTMQRYYESVKPFGSEEELAVTRKAIETFEKGIGAELQGKLKDRASKMKNWLDEWWDAYAYHMLRLPLNPYIVMAMPIKLEVIGLSETPDMALKNLARFAYHTIEFWDLLHKATIKPLSSNGGKIKYSSALYKRFYSTSRIPGLEIDHVESHFKTVKDGKTPSHCLISGKGRIFMFDCLHSSDGSLVTPQEILVVLQRVRSIIDYEPMGDCVPVLTHDDRTSWAENRTRLTELSPSNKDTLKLVESSNVVLVLDENEPRDYAEISQVAVNGDYHSKWGDRSSTLISYKNGKFACVGEHSCYDGTVSVSYILFIQLSLIEEPEPNWSECGVKPLVPLREIKFDLNDTLRSEIERVKQVCDERRTDVLITHEIFEDYGKDYIKTCKLHPDSFVQVIMQLAYTEMHEEIAPIYETALMRHYYNGRTETLRSCTSEVYKFIQIARNTKSTKAEIVDAFRKAVNHHNHMMNEARKGHGIDRHLFGLWCTAYENKIDIPDFYSDPLYLKSGGGGNFVLSTSTLGYSVNVGFVAPMVLDGYGVFYTITGEHVFIQTSAFRDSQKTSAHKFNQYFINTFRKMRSVLDGVTGSKL from the exons ATGGATCGGGCGTCTATTTATTTTATGGACGAAAGTCAACAAAACACTTATGATTTTGATGAAGAATTACCACCGCTACCCTTGCCAGATTTACGTGATACTATGCAGAGATATTACGAAAGTGTTAAACCTTTTGGGAGTGAAGAGGAATTGGCGGTAACTCGTAAAGCTATAGAGACATTTGAAAAAGGTATTGGAGCTGAATTGCAAGGAAAATTAAAAGACAGAGCatccaaaatgaaaaattggtTAGATGAATGGTGGGATGCTTATGCTTATCACATGTTAAGATTGCCACTAAATCCTTATATTGTAATGGCTATGCCTATCAAGTTGGAAGTTATAGGCCTATCCGAAACACCAGACATGGCCTTAAAg AATTTAGCTCGTTTTGCTTATCATACTATTGAATTTTGGGATCTATTGCATAAGGCCACCATTAAACCTTTATCTTCAAATGGcggtaaaattaaatattcttcTGCCTTGTATAAACGTTTCTATTCTACTAGCCGTATTCCAGGCTTAGAAATTGATCACGTTGAATCCCATTTTAAGACTG ttaaggATGGTAAAACTCCTTCTCACTGTTTGATTTCGGGTAAAGGTCGCATTTTTATGTTTGATTGCTTACATTCCAGTGATGGTTCCCTAGTTACACCTCAAGAAATTTTAGTAGTACTGCAAAGAGTACGAAGTATTATAGATTACGAACCTATGGGTGATTGTGTACCGGTTTTAACGCATGATGACCGAACTAGTTGGGCAGAG AACCGCACACGTTTAACAGAATTATCACCAAGCAATAAGGATACTTTGAAATTGGTTGAAAGTTCAAATGTAGTGCTGGTGCTTGATGAAAATGAGCCACGCGACTATGCCGAAATTTCACAAGTAGCTGTTAATGGTGATTACCATTCCAAGTGGGGTGATCGTAGTAGCACCTTAATCAgttataaaaatggaaaattcgCTTGTGTGGGAgag cATTCATGTTATGATGGAACCGTTAGTGTTagctacattttatttatacaacttAGTTTAATTGAAGAACCTGAACCCAATTGGTCAGAGTGCGGTGTTAAGCCTTTGGTACCGCTAagagaaattaaatttgatttaaatgacACTCTAAGATCGGAAATCGAACGTGTTAAACAAGTCTGTGATGAAAGG cgCACTGATGTGTTAATAACCCATGAAATATTCGAAGATTATGGTAAAGATTATATCAAAACATGTAAATTACATCCAGATTCATTTGTACAAGTCATTATGCAATTAGCATACACAGAAATGCACGAAGA AATTGCTCCCATTTATGAAACCGCCTTGATGCGTCATTATTACAATGGCCGTACTGAAACCTTGAGATCTTGCACTAGTGaagtatataaatttatacaaatcgCCCGTAACACAAAGTCCACAAAAGCTGAAATTGTTGATGCTTTTCGCAAAGCCGTCAATCATCATAACCATATGATGAATGAGGCCCGCAAAGGACATGGAATTGATCGTCATCTGTTCGGTTTATGGTGTACTgcctatgaaaataaaattgatatacCTGATTTTTATTCAGATCCATTGTATTTGAAATCGGGTGGTGGTGGCAATTTTGTCTTATCAACCAGTACTTTAGGTTATTCCGTAAATGTGGGCTTTGTTGCTCCTATGGTTTTGGATGGTTATGGCGTTTTCTACACCATCACGGGAGAACA cgTTTTTATACAAACTTCAGCTTTTCGCGATAGCCAGAAAACTAGTGCCCACaaatttaatcaatattttataaatacattccGTAAAATGAGATCAGTTCTAGATGGTGTGACAGGGTCAAAGCTGTAA